One Engystomops pustulosus chromosome 7, aEngPut4.maternal, whole genome shotgun sequence DNA window includes the following coding sequences:
- the TMEM79 gene encoding transmembrane protein 79 has product MAETQNVNLKPISSEEKTADLIDLAALEKTPEERKKVRSVGFYELDVLRHQSEDGETTNSITSDVTEGEDKKDLEDQDNEKDGQPQESKEAAANYYDQDVTPSPKSCRKHSAPTCLCKECVENYMNLCETHTHKPIPADEEKRETTTSSLDSSSQRSRSDSETSRHTNSSGDDFVGTQVTLPYPDKNGPPECIARLSNAGLYDPSEDPPVRAVDEDNISQVVINTAFFVEHPAPYEQKKNVQLDLCDKVDIEKGDPETEPLMRINRRSLEKEPVHPGCCQCHRVCLKIVGSFVLAMVIFPAFLYGAYAWLPFDAPMIPDVPTRLVYTLRCSAFASFPIVLGVIVHGISRLCASSYDPFQPREREVTIHRRFVKQSTFLFVLFFFNLSVLATYLPQEQLKFIPLLTCLFCLSQLIYWLSFAIGRSFRGFGYGLTFLPLLSMMICNLYFMFIVEPEKMVFLGNRGVPQH; this is encoded by the exons atggcTGAAACTCAGAATGTAAACCTGAAACCAATCTCTTCAGAGGAGAAAACTGCTGATCTTATAGACTTGGCTGCTTTGGagaagacaccagaagagaggaAGAAGGTAAGAAGTGTCGGCTTCTATGAACTGGATGTTCTAAGACATCAGTCAGAAGATGGGGAAACCACCAATAGTATAACGTCTGACGTTACAGAAGGGGAGGACAAAAAAGATCTAGAAGACCAGGACAATGAGAAGGACGGTCAACCCCAAGAAAGCAAAGAAGCAGCCGCCAATTATTATGACCAGGATGTAACTCCATCACCCAAAAGCTGTCGAAAACATAGTGCCCCAACGTGTCTATGTAAAGAATGTGTAGAAAACTACATGAATCTCTGTGAGACTCACACTCACAAGCCAATCCCTGCCGACGAAGAAaagagagagacaacaacttcaAGTCTCGACAGCTCGTCCCAAAGAAGCAGAAGTGACTCTGAGACTTCAAGACACACAAACTCCTCCGGAGATGATTTTGTCGGCACCCAAGTGACGCTACCTTATCCCGATAAAAATGGACCCCCCGAGTGTATAGCAAGACTGAGCAATGCCGGCCTGTATGACCCCAGTGAAGACCCTCCAGTAAGAGCTGTGGATGAAGATAACATATCACAGGTGGTTATTAACACAGCTTTTTTTGTTGAGCATCCGGCTCCCTACGAACAAAAGAAGAATGTGCAGCTCGATCTCTGCGATAAGGTGGACATCGAAAAAGGGGATCCTGAGACCGAGCCCTTAATGCGTATCAACCGGAGATCTTTGGAAAAGGAGCCTGTACATCCCGGGTGCTGTCAGTGTCATAGAGTTTGCCTCAAAATTGTGGGATCCTTTGTCCTTGCAATGGTTATCTTCCCAGCCTTCTTATATGGGGCCTACGCATGGCTGCCCTTTGATGCCCCGATGATACCTGATGTACCCACCAGACTGGTATACACGTTGCGTTGTTCGGCCTTTGCTTCATTTCCTATTGTTCTGG GTGTTATAGTCCACGGGATCTCGCGTCTCTGCGCCTCTTCCTATGATCCCTTTCAACCTCGAGAGCGAGAAGTGACCATCCACAGGCGCTTTGTGAAGCAGAGCACCTTCCTCTTCGTCTTATTCTTCTTCAACCTCTCAGTGCTGGCCACTTACCTCCCCCAGGAGCAGCTAAAGTTTATCCCGCTCCTCACATGTCTCTTCTGTTTATCTCA GCTGATATACTGGTTATCCTTCGCCATCGGCCGATCATTCCGAGGATTTGGTTACGGCCTGACGTTCCTGCCTCTGCTCAGCATGATGATCTGTAATCTCTACTTCATGTTCATCGTCGAACCGGAAAAGATGGTCTTTCTGGGAAACAGAGGAGTACCCCAGCACTGA